In Stenotrophomonas sp. 169, one DNA window encodes the following:
- the treY gene encoding malto-oligosyltrehalose synthase, producing MNTLRATVRLQLHAGFDFDAAAAQVDYYARLGISHLYLSPVAQAAAGSTHGYDNTDPTRISAELGGEAGFARLSQAAQAHDVGIVLDIVPNHMAASPANPWWHDVLRHGRRSAYADWFDIEWEAPGCEGKVWLPVLDRPLEAALAEGAVTLEVGSEGPELRHHDLRLPLSPLSHPAPADSWETWTERCRRSPARLHDLLQRQAYRLAWWRTGADVVNYRRFFDISGLVALRVERDEVFDAVHALPLRLVREGRVQGLRIDHVDGLSDPAGYLRRLRFALDAAGAAAGQAPGTLTLHVEKILADGEALPEDWCCDGSTGYDFMDQVGAVLHAEGSEPALQALWQSASQDARHFDAVQRQARQQVLDGSLRPDLDRFLRQLQALTGNDAATADLTPGMFARAASALLVHFPVYRTHGLRSQADHGWMQRAREAAAGSLDEAERSALQRIVGLLAADTLESAALRTRFEQVAAPLNAKAVEDTAFYRHARMLSRNEVGSDPARIALPSAAFVALAQERGTHWPQALLAVATHDHKRGPDARCRLAALSWNVAVWQEQVTHWNTLAEQAGHPCPLPGAETLMLWQTLLGSWPLRAEAVQSAYFERVGDWLRKALREGKRVSRWSAPDEVAEQAALQWIEWLGSHPAAGELRSAMDAFVRSIAPMGARLGLAQLALQLGCPGVPDLYQGNEGWDFSLVDPDNRRAVDHAQRREWLTDTTSWAAGLQEWTDGAPKALMLAAMLQHRARHPALYRHAPLRQLAVKGDDAVMALLREHDGEAVLLLVDRCGVLERAEGMDGLRCARPSHAVLQDMDDRLRARPWRNLLDGRRLASTDIDRPGALLDGGPVAVWVTETGEERGR from the coding sequence ATGAACACCTTACGCGCTACGGTCCGCCTGCAACTGCATGCGGGTTTCGATTTCGACGCGGCAGCGGCACAGGTCGACTACTACGCCCGTCTTGGCATCAGTCATCTGTATCTGTCGCCGGTGGCGCAGGCTGCCGCCGGCTCGACCCACGGCTATGACAACACGGACCCGACCCGCATCAGCGCAGAGCTGGGCGGGGAAGCGGGGTTCGCCCGTTTGTCCCAGGCCGCGCAGGCGCACGACGTGGGCATCGTGCTCGACATCGTGCCCAACCACATGGCGGCCAGCCCGGCGAATCCGTGGTGGCACGACGTGCTTCGCCACGGTCGTCGCAGCGCGTACGCCGACTGGTTCGACATCGAGTGGGAAGCGCCCGGCTGCGAGGGCAAGGTGTGGTTGCCGGTGCTGGACCGTCCGCTGGAGGCCGCCCTGGCAGAAGGCGCGGTGACCCTGGAGGTGGGCAGCGAAGGCCCCGAACTGCGGCACCATGACCTGCGCTTGCCGCTGTCGCCGCTCAGCCATCCCGCACCGGCGGACAGCTGGGAGACGTGGACCGAACGCTGCAGGCGATCGCCTGCGCGGCTGCATGACCTGCTGCAGCGACAGGCGTATCGGCTGGCGTGGTGGCGCACGGGCGCGGACGTAGTGAACTATCGCCGCTTCTTCGATATCAGCGGGCTGGTAGCGCTGCGCGTGGAGCGCGATGAGGTCTTCGATGCAGTGCATGCGTTGCCGCTCCGGCTGGTGCGCGAGGGCCGCGTGCAGGGCCTGCGCATCGACCATGTCGATGGCTTGTCCGATCCCGCCGGCTACCTGCGCCGGCTGCGCTTCGCACTGGACGCTGCAGGCGCGGCCGCAGGCCAGGCGCCAGGCACGTTGACCCTGCACGTGGAAAAGATCCTCGCCGATGGCGAGGCCCTGCCGGAGGACTGGTGCTGTGACGGCAGCACCGGTTATGACTTCATGGACCAGGTGGGTGCGGTGCTGCATGCCGAGGGCAGTGAACCCGCCCTGCAGGCGCTGTGGCAGTCCGCCAGCCAGGATGCGCGCCACTTCGATGCGGTGCAGCGGCAGGCACGGCAGCAGGTCCTGGACGGCTCGTTGCGGCCCGACCTGGATCGGTTCCTGCGCCAACTGCAGGCCCTGACAGGAAACGATGCAGCCACTGCCGACCTCACCCCGGGCATGTTCGCCCGTGCAGCATCCGCGCTGCTCGTGCACTTCCCGGTTTACCGCACACACGGCTTGCGCTCGCAGGCCGACCACGGGTGGATGCAACGCGCCCGCGAGGCAGCAGCGGGCAGCCTGGATGAAGCCGAGCGCAGTGCGCTGCAGCGCATCGTCGGCCTGCTCGCGGCGGACACGCTGGAAAGTGCCGCGCTGCGGACCCGATTCGAACAGGTGGCAGCACCGCTCAACGCGAAGGCCGTGGAGGACACGGCCTTCTATCGACATGCGCGCATGCTGTCACGCAATGAGGTGGGCAGCGATCCCGCGCGCATCGCGCTGCCTTCCGCCGCCTTCGTGGCCCTGGCGCAGGAGCGCGGCACGCATTGGCCGCAGGCTTTGCTGGCGGTCGCCACGCACGATCACAAACGGGGCCCGGATGCGCGCTGTCGGCTTGCTGCGCTCAGCTGGAATGTGGCGGTGTGGCAGGAACAGGTGACGCACTGGAACACGCTGGCCGAACAGGCGGGACACCCGTGTCCCTTGCCAGGCGCCGAGACGCTGATGCTGTGGCAGACGCTGCTGGGCAGCTGGCCGCTGCGGGCCGAGGCCGTGCAGTCTGCGTACTTCGAGCGGGTCGGTGACTGGCTGCGCAAGGCTTTGCGGGAGGGCAAACGGGTCAGTCGATGGTCTGCGCCGGATGAAGTGGCCGAACAGGCCGCGCTGCAGTGGATCGAGTGGCTGGGCAGCCACCCTGCGGCGGGCGAACTGCGTTCAGCGATGGACGCCTTCGTGCGCAGTATCGCGCCGATGGGCGCGCGGCTGGGTCTGGCGCAGCTCGCCCTGCAGCTGGGCTGCCCCGGCGTGCCCGATCTGTATCAGGGCAACGAAGGATGGGATTTCAGTCTGGTCGATCCGGACAACCGACGCGCCGTGGACCACGCGCAGCGCAGGGAGTGGCTGACCGACACCACCTCGTGGGCCGCTGGCCTGCAGGAATGGACTGACGGGGCGCCCAAGGCGCTGATGCTGGCGGCGATGCTGCAGCATCGCGCGCGCCATCCCGCCCTTTACCGCCATGCACCGCTTCGGCAGCTGGCGGTGAAGGGTGATGACGCGGTCATGGCGCTGCTCCGGGAGCACGACGGCGAGGCGGTTCTGCTGCTGGTGGACCGATGCGGTGTGCTGGAGCGCGCGGAGGGAATGGACGGCCTGCGCTGCGCCCGACCGTCCCACGCGGTACTGCAGGACATGGACGACCGGTTGCGCGCACGGCCGTGGCGCAATCTGCTGGATGGGCGACGCCTGGCGTCGACGGACATTGACCGACCGGGTGCACTGCTGGATGGCGGCCCGGTCGCGGTATGGGTAACTGAAACGGGAGAAGAACGTGGACGATAA
- a CDS encoding DUF2934 domain-containing protein yields MDDKERDERTAALAHQIWEAEGRPDGQQLRHWHMAQRLVQADMTVMKGVRDSESDSAASPADVTAEAGDGHA; encoded by the coding sequence GTGGACGATAAGGAACGGGACGAACGCACGGCGGCCCTGGCCCACCAGATATGGGAAGCCGAAGGGCGTCCTGATGGACAGCAGCTGCGCCACTGGCACATGGCCCAGCGCCTGGTCCAGGCTGACATGACCGTCATGAAGGGTGTCCGCGACAGCGAGTCCGATTCGGCTGCGTCGCCCGCCGATGTCACGGCGGAGGCGGGAGATGGCCACGCGTAA
- the glgX gene encoding glycogen debranching protein GlgX — protein sequence MATRKWTQTSRVREGRPYPLGATWDGLGVNFALYSRHATRVELCLFDARGRERERIALPEYTDEIWHGYLPDARPGQRYGYRVHGPYAPEAGHRFNPNKLLLDPYAKQIVGELKWAPHLFGYTIGHRDRDLSFDRRDSAAYMPRCAVVDPAFSWGNERAPATAWDHTVIYEAHVRGLTMRHPAIPVEDRGTFSALRHDAMVDHLKHLGVTAIELLPVHAFIDDQHLLEQGLRNYWGYNSIGFFAPHPRYLSQGTVAEFKQMVARMHHAGLEVILDVVYNHTAEGNELGPTLSFKGIDNASYYRLADDRRFYINDTGTGNTFDLTNAGALRMVMDSLRYWVTEMRVDGFRFDLATILGREKHGFDPSCSFLDAVRQDPLLSQVKLIAEPWDIGPGGYQLGAFAPGWAEWNDRFRDTARALWRGDGGQLPGFAARFTGSADLFDHHGRRPSASINFITAHDGFTLHDLVSYAHKHNDANGEQGRDGHGHNLSSNHGVEGETDDPVIRGVRARQMRNLLATLLLSQGTPMLLAGDEFGHSQRGNNNVYCQDNELAWIDWERAGQPPAQAQAAFVRRLLALRRRYGLLRRNRFLREGDLAGDIHWLRPDGAPMQPADWHDSEGRGLVIVLDGRSVDNGASDTGRHLSLALLINAEAEPQPFRATLHDAEFRKVLLQTPEVALQPDESGVWLMPAYSLCLLAASSS from the coding sequence ATGGCCACGCGTAAGTGGACGCAGACATCGCGTGTACGCGAAGGCCGGCCCTATCCGCTGGGCGCGACGTGGGACGGACTCGGTGTCAATTTCGCCCTGTATTCGCGGCATGCCACCCGGGTCGAGCTGTGCCTGTTCGATGCGCGCGGCCGTGAGCGCGAACGCATCGCGCTGCCCGAGTACACCGACGAGATCTGGCACGGCTACCTGCCCGATGCGCGGCCGGGGCAACGCTACGGGTATCGGGTGCATGGTCCGTATGCGCCGGAAGCGGGGCACCGCTTCAACCCCAACAAGTTGCTGCTGGACCCCTATGCCAAGCAGATCGTCGGCGAGCTGAAGTGGGCGCCCCATCTGTTCGGCTACACGATCGGCCACCGCGACCGTGACCTCAGCTTCGACCGGCGCGACAGCGCCGCCTACATGCCGCGTTGCGCGGTGGTCGATCCGGCCTTCAGCTGGGGCAATGAACGCGCGCCTGCCACCGCGTGGGACCACACGGTGATCTACGAGGCCCACGTGCGCGGGCTGACCATGCGTCATCCTGCGATCCCCGTTGAAGACCGCGGCACGTTCTCCGCCCTGCGCCACGACGCGATGGTCGATCACCTGAAGCATCTGGGTGTCACCGCCATCGAGCTGCTGCCGGTCCATGCGTTCATCGATGACCAGCATCTGCTTGAACAGGGGCTGCGCAATTACTGGGGCTATAACTCCATCGGCTTCTTTGCCCCGCACCCGCGCTATCTGTCGCAGGGTACGGTGGCCGAGTTCAAGCAGATGGTTGCCCGCATGCACCACGCCGGCCTGGAAGTCATCCTGGACGTGGTCTACAACCACACCGCCGAAGGCAACGAGCTGGGGCCCACGCTGTCGTTCAAGGGCATCGACAACGCCAGCTACTACCGGCTGGCCGACGACCGACGGTTCTACATCAACGATACCGGTACCGGCAACACGTTCGATCTGACCAATGCCGGCGCCTTGCGGATGGTGATGGATTCCCTGCGCTACTGGGTCACCGAGATGCGGGTGGACGGATTCCGCTTCGACCTGGCGACCATCCTCGGCCGGGAAAAGCACGGCTTCGATCCGTCATGCAGCTTTCTCGACGCCGTGCGACAGGACCCGTTGCTCAGCCAGGTGAAACTCATCGCCGAACCCTGGGACATCGGCCCGGGGGGTTACCAGCTGGGGGCGTTCGCGCCCGGCTGGGCAGAGTGGAACGACCGCTTCCGTGATACGGCGCGTGCCCTGTGGCGTGGCGACGGCGGACAGCTGCCCGGCTTCGCTGCGCGCTTCACCGGCTCGGCCGATCTGTTCGACCACCACGGCCGAAGACCGTCGGCCAGCATCAACTTCATCACCGCGCATGACGGGTTCACGCTGCATGACCTGGTCAGCTACGCACACAAGCACAACGATGCCAACGGCGAGCAGGGCCGTGATGGCCACGGCCACAACCTGTCCAGCAACCACGGCGTTGAAGGCGAAACCGACGACCCGGTGATCCGGGGCGTGCGTGCACGGCAGATGCGCAACCTGCTGGCCACCCTGCTGCTTTCGCAGGGCACGCCGATGCTGTTGGCAGGCGATGAGTTCGGTCACTCCCAACGCGGCAACAACAATGTCTATTGCCAGGACAACGAACTGGCGTGGATAGACTGGGAACGCGCAGGCCAGCCACCGGCGCAGGCACAGGCAGCGTTCGTGCGTCGCCTGCTGGCCCTGCGTCGTCGCTACGGCCTGCTGCGCAGGAACCGCTTCCTGCGCGAAGGCGACCTTGCGGGTGATATCCACTGGCTGCGTCCCGACGGCGCGCCCATGCAGCCGGCCGACTGGCACGACAGCGAGGGCAGGGGACTGGTGATCGTGCTCGACGGGCGCAGCGTGGACAACGGTGCGAGCGATACCGGTCGCCATCTCAGCCTGGCCCTGCTGATCAATGCGGAGGCCGAGCCGCAGCCGTTCCGCGCAACCCTGCACGACGCCGAATTCCGCAAGGTACTGCTGCAGACGCCGGAGGTGGCGTTGCAGCCGGACGAATCCGGTGTGTGGTTGATGCCCGCATACAGCCTCTGCCTGCTCGCAGCCAGCAGCAGCTGA
- the atpC gene encoding ATP synthase F1 subunit epsilon yields MTAAAPLVPAAVAQSTTSFPLQVISLTGACWEGRVREASVPGAEGRLGIMAGHLPLLAPLREGLVRLFPEQGETPVDIHVTGGYLEVQPDQVIVLADLASRSSAVDAARADEARQLATSPLAAALTDDRYSAVHAELVAHLAHLRRPLCHR; encoded by the coding sequence ATGACTGCCGCCGCTCCGCTCGTGCCCGCCGCCGTCGCGCAGTCAACGACAAGCTTTCCCTTGCAGGTCATCAGCCTGACGGGCGCATGCTGGGAAGGGCGGGTGCGCGAGGCCAGCGTCCCCGGTGCAGAGGGGCGGTTGGGGATCATGGCAGGCCACCTGCCCCTGTTGGCGCCATTGCGCGAAGGTCTGGTCCGCCTGTTTCCGGAGCAAGGCGAAACGCCCGTGGACATCCATGTGACCGGCGGCTACCTGGAGGTCCAGCCTGACCAGGTCATCGTGCTGGCCGACCTCGCCTCACGCAGCAGCGCAGTGGACGCAGCACGTGCCGACGAAGCCCGCCAGCTGGCGACCTCCCCCCTGGCGGCGGCCCTCACCGACGACCGCTACAGTGCTGTGCACGCTGAACTGGTCGCCCACCTCGCCCACCTGCGCCGCCCGCTCTGCCATCGCTGA
- a CDS encoding response regulator, producing the protein MAAPRSAFNERAHKQEERVTGTMKDTGGLDGKRVLVAEDEYNIAMFLVEYLQMQGVDVVGPAGNLKKLGELVDEQEIDGALLDINLGGELVYPLADRLAERNIPFVLTSGYDDNVPERFADTPRCGKPYRLEALTRILQTAMGPPTAIRGG; encoded by the coding sequence ATGGCAGCACCGCGCAGCGCATTCAACGAGCGCGCGCACAAGCAGGAGGAACGCGTGACGGGAACGATGAAGGACACAGGCGGGCTGGACGGCAAGCGGGTGCTGGTTGCCGAGGACGAGTACAACATCGCCATGTTCCTCGTGGAATACCTGCAGATGCAGGGTGTGGATGTAGTAGGCCCGGCTGGAAACCTTAAAAAACTGGGCGAGCTGGTGGACGAGCAGGAGATCGACGGTGCCCTGCTGGACATCAACCTGGGCGGTGAGTTGGTGTACCCGCTCGCGGACCGGCTTGCTGAACGCAATATTCCTTTCGTGCTCACGTCCGGCTACGACGACAACGTGCCGGAGCGCTTCGCTGACACCCCGCGCTGCGGCAAGCCCTATCGGCTGGAAGCGCTGACGCGCATCCTGCAGACCGCGATGGGTCCGCCGACTGCGATCCGGGGTGGGTGA
- a CDS encoding HWE histidine kinase domain-containing protein, with protein MASQTDPSLYRTDGQRPAPGARVKDLSGIGMADRIRQHDWTACPLGPQAAWPPHLQATVDLMAAHGFPMIVLWGTDLLQIYNDGYAEIMAEKHPAGLGQPTAECWPEVWHINGPIYDRVWQGETVVFSDKCYPLHRRGALQDVWFTITYSPLRDGHGDIEGVLVTMFDTTAEHVARVERERSEAELRLSNERLRLNEERFRQFAAASSDVLWIRDADTLAAELQSTAFDAVYGIAADEAACELREWAARVVPDDRDAAIGTLRDVRDGTRRVHEFRVLRPSDGQFRWIRDTVFPLFDAQGRVTRIAGISSDVTDERRWTEHQSVLVAELQHRVRNIMATIGSITLRTRESATSVEDYAQRLSGRVMSLARTQALLTRAANVGIDLRTLLTDELGSHAATESRVVLRGPSTVVPPKAAEVLSLAIHELASNAVRHGALREPSGRVDVTWSLREGVLERWLDVRWRETHAPRDDWQQPCRRGFGMALVEERIPYELDGEGHMRMSPDGTEAQISFPLRQRDSILQTDAPSSAGVGGGSVDLGDAALLAGCRVLVVEDDFYLAHDTAAALRSAGAEVDGPHSAAATALHALSTGRVDAAVVDLNLGRGAEASLVKALQAAGLPYVVVTGYDDTVESGMHAACVRLQKPAAAASTARALAGLVRQRRH; from the coding sequence ATGGCGAGCCAGACGGACCCCTCCCTGTACCGCACCGACGGCCAGCGACCAGCGCCCGGCGCGCGGGTGAAGGACCTCAGCGGTATCGGCATGGCCGACCGCATCAGACAGCATGACTGGACCGCATGCCCATTGGGTCCGCAGGCCGCATGGCCACCCCACCTGCAGGCCACGGTGGATCTCATGGCGGCCCATGGCTTCCCGATGATCGTGCTGTGGGGCACTGATCTGCTGCAGATCTACAACGACGGGTACGCCGAGATCATGGCGGAAAAACACCCGGCCGGCCTGGGGCAGCCTACCGCCGAGTGCTGGCCCGAGGTGTGGCACATCAACGGCCCGATCTACGACCGGGTGTGGCAGGGCGAAACCGTCGTATTCTCCGACAAATGCTATCCGTTGCACCGGCGTGGCGCGCTGCAGGATGTCTGGTTCACCATCACCTACAGCCCGCTGCGCGACGGCCACGGTGACATCGAGGGCGTGCTGGTCACCATGTTCGACACCACCGCCGAGCATGTCGCACGCGTGGAGCGCGAACGGTCAGAGGCCGAGCTGCGTCTGAGCAACGAGCGCCTGCGTCTCAATGAAGAGCGCTTCCGGCAGTTTGCTGCGGCCTCGTCCGATGTGCTGTGGATACGCGACGCCGATACGCTGGCTGCCGAGCTGCAGAGCACCGCCTTCGATGCGGTGTACGGCATCGCCGCTGACGAGGCGGCCTGCGAACTGCGGGAGTGGGCGGCACGCGTGGTGCCCGACGACCGGGACGCCGCGATCGGCACGCTGCGCGACGTACGCGACGGTACCCGGCGCGTACATGAGTTCCGCGTGTTACGGCCGTCCGATGGCCAGTTCCGTTGGATCCGCGACACCGTTTTTCCACTCTTCGATGCGCAGGGGCGGGTGACCCGCATCGCGGGAATATCCAGTGATGTGACCGACGAACGCCGCTGGACCGAGCACCAGAGCGTGCTGGTGGCCGAACTGCAGCACCGCGTCCGCAACATCATGGCCACCATCGGATCGATCACGCTGCGGACACGCGAGTCGGCGACCAGCGTGGAGGACTATGCACAGCGGTTGTCGGGCCGGGTGATGTCCCTTGCGCGCACGCAGGCACTGCTGACGCGTGCAGCGAATGTGGGCATCGATCTGCGCACCTTGCTGACCGACGAACTGGGCTCGCACGCGGCGACCGAGTCGCGGGTGGTGCTGCGTGGGCCATCGACCGTGGTGCCACCGAAGGCCGCCGAAGTGCTGTCGCTGGCGATCCATGAGTTGGCCAGCAATGCGGTACGCCACGGTGCATTGCGCGAGCCGAGCGGGCGGGTCGACGTCACCTGGTCGCTGCGCGAAGGGGTGCTGGAACGCTGGCTGGACGTACGCTGGCGGGAGACCCATGCGCCGCGCGACGACTGGCAGCAGCCATGTCGCCGTGGTTTCGGGATGGCGTTGGTGGAGGAGCGCATTCCGTACGAGCTGGACGGAGAGGGCCACATGCGCATGAGTCCGGACGGCACCGAGGCGCAGATTTCGTTCCCCCTGCGCCAGCGTGACAGTATCCTGCAGACCGACGCGCCGAGCAGTGCCGGCGTGGGCGGTGGGTCGGTCGACCTGGGCGATGCAGCCCTGCTGGCCGGCTGCCGGGTGTTGGTGGTCGAGGACGATTTCTATCTGGCGCACGACACCGCAGCGGCCTTGCGCAGCGCCGGTGCCGAGGTCGATGGCCCCCATTCGGCGGCCGCCACCGCGCTGCATGCATTGTCCACGGGCCGCGTGGATGCTGCGGTGGTCGATCTCAACCTCGGACGGGGGGCAGAGGCGTCCCTGGTGAAGGCGCTGCAGGCGGCGGGCCTGCCCTATGTGGTGGTCACCGGCTATGACGACACCGTCGAAAGCGGGATGCATGCCGCCTGCGTGCGCCTGCAGAAGCCGGCCGCTGCGGCGAGCACCGCCCGCGCCCTGGCCGGGCTGGTCCGGCAGCGGCGCCACTGA
- the proP gene encoding glycine betaine/L-proline transporter ProP, whose product MQEHANAHAHFGWFKRRRHMRVGEITVVDAPMLRRAVGAAALGNAMEWFDFGVYGYLAVTLGQVFFPASNPAAQLIATFATFTVAFLVRPLGGLVFGPLGDRYGRQKVLACTMVLMSLGTFSIGLIPTYDKIGLWAPALLLLARLLQGFSTGGEYGGAATFIAEYSTDRNRGLMGSWLEFGTLGGYIAGAGTVTTLHLLLSTPQMLDWGWRIPFIVAGPLGMLGLYMRMRLEETPAFKAYTEEAEKRDNERPGLGELLRVHGRQLLVCMGLVLVFNVTDYMLLTYMPSYLSVTLGYAESKGLLLIIIVMLVMMPLNIVGGIFSDRLGRRPMIIGACIALLLLAIPCLLLVRSGHDGLIFLGLLLLGVALVCFTSSMPSTLPALFYTPVRYSALSIAFNVSVSLFGGTTPLVTAWLVHHTGDPMIPAYYLMGAAVIGLVTMLFVRETAGLPLRGSPPAVASSQEASALLRSDANVTVDDQLPSLQPEAPAAPLRGG is encoded by the coding sequence ATGCAGGAGCACGCTAACGCTCATGCCCATTTCGGCTGGTTCAAGCGGCGACGCCACATGCGCGTTGGCGAAATCACCGTCGTCGACGCGCCGATGCTGCGCCGCGCGGTGGGTGCTGCGGCGCTGGGCAACGCCATGGAATGGTTCGATTTTGGCGTATATGGCTATCTCGCCGTCACGCTGGGACAGGTTTTCTTCCCGGCCAGCAATCCAGCGGCACAGCTGATCGCGACGTTCGCCACGTTCACGGTCGCCTTCCTGGTGCGGCCACTCGGCGGGCTGGTGTTCGGACCCCTCGGGGACCGCTATGGGCGACAGAAAGTGCTGGCCTGCACGATGGTGCTGATGTCGCTTGGTACGTTCAGCATCGGCCTGATCCCGACCTACGACAAAATCGGTCTGTGGGCGCCCGCGCTGCTGCTGCTGGCGCGCTTGCTGCAAGGGTTCTCCACCGGTGGCGAATACGGTGGTGCGGCCACCTTCATCGCCGAGTATTCCACCGACCGCAACCGCGGACTGATGGGAAGCTGGCTCGAGTTCGGCACGCTGGGAGGCTATATCGCCGGTGCAGGGACCGTGACCACCCTGCACCTGCTGCTGAGCACGCCACAGATGCTCGACTGGGGGTGGCGCATCCCGTTCATCGTCGCCGGCCCGCTGGGAATGCTGGGGCTTTACATGCGGATGCGGCTGGAAGAGACGCCGGCGTTCAAGGCCTATACCGAAGAAGCCGAAAAACGTGACAATGAGCGACCAGGCCTGGGCGAGCTGCTGCGCGTGCACGGTCGGCAACTGCTGGTCTGCATGGGGCTGGTGCTGGTGTTCAACGTCACCGACTACATGCTGTTGACCTACATGCCCAGCTATCTCAGCGTCACCCTCGGGTACGCCGAGAGCAAGGGGCTGCTGCTGATCATCATCGTGATGCTGGTGATGATGCCGTTGAACATCGTCGGCGGCATCTTCAGCGACCGGCTCGGCCGGCGCCCCATGATCATCGGGGCCTGCATCGCGTTGCTGCTGCTGGCCATCCCCTGCCTGCTGCTGGTACGCAGCGGTCACGATGGGCTGATCTTCCTCGGTCTGCTGCTGCTCGGCGTGGCATTGGTGTGCTTCACCAGCTCGATGCCGTCCACCCTGCCCGCCTTGTTCTATACGCCCGTGCGCTACAGCGCCTTGTCGATCGCGTTCAATGTGTCGGTGTCGCTGTTCGGTGGTACCACGCCGCTGGTTACCGCCTGGCTGGTGCACCACACCGGTGATCCGATGATCCCCGCGTACTACCTGATGGGGGCAGCCGTGATTGGACTGGTCACCATGCTCTTCGTGCGCGAAACCGCCGGCCTGCCCCTGCGTGGCTCGCCGCCTGCCGTGGCCAGCAGCCAGGAGGCCAGTGCACTGCTACGCAGCGATGCCAACGTGACCGTGGACGACCAGTTGCCATCCTTGCAGCCGGAAGCTCCCGCTGCACCGCTCCGCGGGGGCTGA
- a CDS encoding YjjG family noncanonical pyrimidine nucleotidase, protein MKYRLFLLDLDDTLLDFRASERLSFKRMLASLGVPDTADAVFADYQGINRGLWTALEQGEISKDVLKVERFRRLFALHGIDADPRRASDSYLDWLPQTVVLIEGARALCDALAAQGEIGIITNGIEQVQSRRIAVSGLADRISFVATSEACGHAKPDERFFAFSTAMARRFVKSQTVIIGDRLEADVLGANRYGIDSCWFNPARLPNDGSATPTLEVHALRDIPSRFAAC, encoded by the coding sequence ATGAAATACCGCCTGTTCCTGCTCGATCTGGATGACACGCTGCTGGATTTCAGGGCCTCGGAGCGGCTTTCTTTCAAGCGCATGCTCGCCAGCCTGGGTGTGCCCGATACGGCAGACGCGGTGTTCGCGGACTACCAGGGGATAAACCGGGGTCTGTGGACCGCGCTGGAACAAGGTGAGATCAGCAAGGATGTGCTGAAGGTCGAGCGCTTCCGCAGGCTGTTCGCGCTGCATGGCATCGATGCCGATCCGCGCAGGGCAAGTGATTCCTATCTGGACTGGCTGCCGCAGACGGTGGTCCTGATCGAAGGCGCACGTGCGCTGTGCGATGCCTTGGCCGCGCAGGGCGAGATCGGCATCATCACCAACGGCATCGAGCAGGTGCAGTCGCGGCGCATCGCCGTATCCGGCCTCGCAGATCGCATTAGTTTCGTTGCCACGTCCGAGGCCTGTGGTCATGCCAAGCCGGATGAACGCTTCTTCGCCTTCAGCACCGCGATGGCGCGCCGGTTCGTGAAGTCGCAGACGGTCATCATCGGTGACCGCCTGGAGGCGGATGTGCTGGGCGCGAACCGTTACGGCATCGACAGCTGCTGGTTCAATCCCGCACGCCTGCCGAACGACGGCAGTGCGACGCCCACGCTTGAAGTGCACGCGCTGCGCGACATCCCGTCACGTTTCGCTGCCTGCTGA
- a CDS encoding host attachment family protein, translating to MTEHTPIPEGTLIVVADGGSARVFTNVGSKTELKLKQQDELVLRDVSDAGVSGQGPSGAVPKDMTISQLNEATFAKQLAEQLNDDALNNRYAHLVLIADPQTLGRIRPQLHKEVQSRLVLDLAKDFTNAPLEDIQRALS from the coding sequence ATGACCGAGCACACCCCCATTCCCGAAGGTACCCTGATCGTCGTGGCCGACGGCGGTTCTGCGCGCGTGTTCACCAACGTCGGCAGCAAGACGGAGTTGAAGCTCAAGCAGCAGGATGAGCTGGTGCTGCGTGATGTCAGTGATGCCGGCGTATCCGGGCAGGGCCCGTCGGGCGCGGTGCCGAAAGACATGACCATCTCGCAGCTCAACGAAGCAACCTTTGCCAAGCAGTTGGCCGAGCAGCTCAACGATGATGCGTTGAACAACCGCTATGCGCACCTGGTACTGATCGCCGACCCGCAGACGCTGGGACGTATCCGTCCGCAGCTGCACAAAGAAGTGCAGTCGCGACTCGTACTCGACCTGGCGAAGGACTTCACCAACGCACCGCTGGAAGACATCCAGCGCGCACTGAGCTGA
- a CDS encoding thioredoxin family protein translates to MQTAPDPAMASEPSREQIDAGSGWLLLEFGATWCGHCQLAKPLVAALVQQHGVPHQWVEDGKGRPLGRSFSVKLWPTLILLRDGQEVGRVVRPAVADDLDALAATLAR, encoded by the coding sequence ATGCAGACCGCGCCTGACCCCGCGATGGCCAGCGAACCGTCCCGCGAGCAGATTGATGCGGGCAGCGGCTGGCTGCTGCTGGAGTTCGGCGCGACCTGGTGCGGGCATTGCCAGCTGGCCAAGCCGCTGGTCGCAGCGCTTGTGCAGCAGCACGGCGTGCCGCACCAGTGGGTGGAAGATGGGAAGGGGCGGCCACTGGGTCGCTCCTTCAGCGTAAAGCTGTGGCCGACGTTGATCCTGCTGCGCGATGGGCAGGAAGTAGGCCGGGTAGTGCGTCCCGCTGTCGCGGATGATCTCGACGCCTTGGCGGCAACGCTGGCGCGTTGA